A single Ignavibacteriales bacterium DNA region contains:
- a CDS encoding nucleotidyl transferase AbiEii/AbiGii toxin family protein, with protein sequence MIKISDIERYYPEHQKPFKRNILREYLQYKILSIIFNTEYASRLWFMGGTCLRIVFGTNRFSEDLDFDNTDLTADEFDSLSEIIAQKLEDEGYQAEIKTVHRAAFRCYIKMPGLLYGSGLSGFREEKILIQLDTEPQQYDYHPESFLLNKFDVFTRIYYTPVNILLAQKLWAVLNRKTPKGRDYYDVVFLFGLTLPDYGYLDKKAGITNLQELKKRLMQKLEATDASSLVKDVEPFLIQPEDSKRIELFPEFVKGLR encoded by the coding sequence ATGATTAAGATTTCAGACATTGAACGTTACTATCCGGAACATCAAAAACCTTTCAAGAGAAATATCCTGCGTGAATATCTGCAGTATAAAATCCTGAGCATCATTTTTAACACTGAATATGCTTCACGCCTCTGGTTTATGGGGGGAACCTGTCTGCGAATCGTTTTCGGAACAAACCGGTTTTCAGAGGATCTTGATTTTGATAATACGGATCTTACAGCAGATGAGTTTGATTCTCTATCAGAGATAATTGCACAAAAGCTGGAAGACGAAGGATATCAGGCAGAGATAAAAACCGTACACAGAGCTGCCTTCCGCTGTTATATAAAGATGCCGGGTTTATTATACGGAAGCGGTCTTTCCGGCTTCAGGGAAGAAAAGATACTGATTCAGCTTGACACAGAACCGCAGCAATATGATTACCATCCGGAATCCTTTTTACTTAATAAGTTTGACGTTTTCACCCGTATATATTACACCCCGGTAAATATTCTCCTGGCTCAAAAATTATGGGCAGTGCTGAACAGAAAAACACCAAAAGGCAGGGATTACTATGATGTTGTGTTCCTGTTTGGCCTGACTCTGCCGGATTATGGATATCTTGACAAAAAAGCAGGAATAACCAATCTGCAGGAACTCAAAAAGCGGCTTATGCAAAAACTTGAGGCAACAGACGCGAGCAGTCTGGTCAAAGATGTTGAACCATTTTTAATTCAGCCGGAAGACAGCAAGAGAATAGAACTGTTCCCTGAATTTGTAAAGGGACTCAGGTGA
- a CDS encoding FG-GAP repeat protein: MMNKTQQENPLKLFSLIIMGTCIVLSLLFSGLNGYVFNTAKEKIRFSAIPEFIQKNQPLNNAEKETADLQNSSWYSSVIKSLRSDEYNINFNPEYMAYQSPNRSQNLRFIYHNDGFTAKPRQLKIPLYDINDRSVTEEEKEYGEIADWKIRFKLKGYGRKNDLKTFSGNEFSVIKNTAKIEDKDFAITYHNSEEGMRQDFIVKHESPGEGLLRVAITLETDLRLRVGADALAFIDSQGEEKMKYSRLKVFDNNGDILPAHFEKKNENEFVIAVNDMNAEYPITIDPLSTTANWTAEINQVDASFGVSVNTAGDVNGDGYSDVIVGAYLYDNGQSNEGRAFVFHGSASGLNTTADWTAESNQAESRFGNSVSTAGDVNGDGYSDVIVGAYLFDNGQSNEGSAYVYHGSSSGLSATANWTAESNVANAFFGFAVSTAGDVNGDGYSDVAVGAFALANPSTDEGRAYVYHGSASGVSSTANWTIESNLSNTKFGSSVSTAGDVNGDGYSDLIVGAHFYSNGQTNEGRVYVYHGSASGLSTSANRMLESNLAGAYFGTSVCTAGDVNGDGYSDVIVGAPNYTNGQSLEGRAYVYHGSATGLNATASWTIESNQSQALFGYSVSTAGDINGDGYGDVIVGAYFFDNGQDNEGSAFVYHGSASGLSATANWTAESNQGLANLGYSVATAGDVNGDGYSDVIVGAYNYDNNESNEGRAYVYHGSASGLATTSNWTAESNQTNAYLGYSVATAGDVNGDGYSDVIVGARRYDYFTVDDGRAFVYHGSPNGLSTSADWSAGVSQDNARFGSSVSTAGDVNGDGYSDVIVAANSQYDGKAYIYHGSASGLSASANWSAAAGFQPNANFGVSVSTAGDVNGDGYSDVIVGADNYFVNWGGEGKVFVYHGSASGASTTANWTAEGELEYSYFGGSVSNAGDVNGDGYSDVIVGAIWSDYGDAEEGAAFVYHGSAGGLSAIPNWRGESNQANAHFGISVSTAGDVNGDGYSDVIVGAYNFDDFESNEGIAFVYHGSSNGLLSNSSWNSQSNQVNAHYGVSVSTAGDVNGDGFSDVIIGAHSYDNGQTDEGKAFVYYGSKNGLSTTVNWTAESNQASAYFGYSVSSAGDVNGDGYSDVIVGAYLYDNSITDQGSAFVFYGNEGTGLRKTLQQYQPSSSTVLGPNGLTGAVGQVRLNSFGKSPFGRADGKLVWEYKRTGQPFGNNASSSGEGSFTDLGTTLTGIEITNDVSGITAGYNYRWRARVKYSPVNNPFQVYSPWRYYEVYQPESFGSFKAQNTPLPVELIAFTGYVTESGVKLNWQTATEVNNYGFEIHRTLQGSGEDWENIGFVIGNGNSNSEKSYSFTDGTIVSGIKYLYRLKQIDTDGKFEYSQQVAVFTGKPENFSLEQNYPNPFNPATTIEFSLPAASVVRIEIYDMLGNKVTELLNDKREAGYYSVPFNASALPSGVYVYRIEAGDYRAVKKMTLIK, from the coding sequence ATGATGAATAAGACTCAACAAGAGAATCCGCTGAAACTTTTTTCGCTGATTATTATGGGGACATGTATTGTCCTTTCACTTCTCTTTTCCGGACTAAACGGATATGTTTTTAATACTGCAAAAGAGAAAATCAGGTTCTCAGCGATCCCGGAATTTATACAAAAGAATCAGCCGTTGAATAATGCAGAAAAAGAAACGGCGGATCTTCAGAATTCTTCCTGGTACAGTTCCGTTATCAAAAGCTTAAGATCAGATGAATACAATATAAATTTTAACCCGGAGTACATGGCTTATCAGTCACCCAACAGAAGCCAGAACCTCCGGTTCATCTATCATAATGACGGCTTTACCGCTAAACCCCGACAGTTAAAAATACCATTATATGATATTAACGACAGGTCAGTCACTGAAGAAGAAAAAGAATACGGGGAAATAGCGGACTGGAAAATACGGTTCAAGCTGAAGGGTTACGGCAGGAAGAATGATCTGAAAACATTCTCCGGAAATGAATTCTCTGTCATCAAAAACACAGCCAAAATTGAGGATAAAGATTTCGCTATAACCTACCACAATAGCGAGGAAGGAATGCGGCAGGATTTTATAGTAAAGCATGAGTCCCCCGGAGAGGGATTGTTGCGCGTAGCAATCACGCTTGAAACCGATCTCAGACTCCGGGTTGGCGCGGATGCTCTGGCATTTATTGACAGTCAGGGGGAAGAAAAAATGAAATACAGCCGCCTGAAGGTATTCGACAATAATGGCGATATACTCCCCGCGCATTTTGAAAAGAAGAACGAAAACGAATTTGTCATCGCGGTCAATGACATGAATGCAGAATACCCGATAACTATAGATCCCCTTTCAACAACTGCTAACTGGACCGCAGAGATCAATCAGGTGGATGCATCATTTGGTGTCTCAGTTAATACAGCCGGCGATGTGAATGGTGATGGTTACAGTGATGTTATTGTCGGAGCATATTTGTATGATAATGGCCAGTCAAATGAAGGAAGGGCATTTGTCTTTCACGGTTCAGCAAGCGGCTTAAACACAACCGCCGACTGGACAGCCGAAAGTAATCAGGCAGAATCGAGATTTGGTAATTCGGTTTCCACAGCCGGTGATGTGAATGGTGATGGATACAGCGATGTGATTGTAGGAGCATATTTGTTTGATAATGGCCAGTCAAATGAAGGATCCGCTTATGTCTATCACGGTTCATCAAGCGGGTTGAGCGCAACAGCCAACTGGACGGCAGAAAGTAATGTGGCTAATGCCTTTTTTGGTTTTGCGGTTTCAACAGCAGGAGATGTCAATGGAGATGGATACAGTGATGTGGCTGTCGGGGCGTTTGCTTTGGCTAATCCATCCACTGATGAGGGAAGGGCTTATGTCTATCACGGTTCAGCAAGCGGAGTAAGTTCAACCGCAAATTGGACGATTGAAAGCAACCTGTCTAATACAAAATTCGGCAGTTCGGTTTCAACAGCTGGAGATGTCAATGGCGATGGCTACAGTGATCTGATCGTTGGTGCTCATTTTTATTCTAATGGGCAAACAAATGAAGGAAGAGTATATGTCTATCATGGTTCAGCAAGTGGTTTGAGCACATCAGCAAACCGGATGTTGGAGAGCAATCTGGCAGGAGCATACTTTGGAACTTCTGTCTGTACAGCAGGAGATGTCAATGGCGATGGCTACAGCGATGTGATTGTGGGGGCACCTAATTATACTAATGGACAATCACTTGAAGGAAGGGCATATGTCTATCACGGTTCTGCAACTGGCTTAAACGCAACCGCCAGTTGGACAATCGAGAGCAATCAGAGTCAAGCCTTATTTGGCTATTCAGTCTCCACTGCCGGAGATATCAACGGGGATGGCTACGGCGATGTGATTGTGGGAGCGTATTTCTTTGATAATGGACAAGACAATGAAGGGAGTGCATTTGTTTATCATGGTTCAGCGAGCGGCTTAAGCGCAACAGCAAACTGGACAGCAGAAAGTAATCAGGGACTCGCAAACCTTGGTTATTCAGTTGCAACTGCAGGAGATGTTAACGGAGATGGCTACAGCGATGTAATCGTGGGAGCTTATAATTATGATAATAATGAATCAAATGAAGGCAGAGCTTATGTCTATCACGGTTCAGCAAGCGGGTTAGCCACAACATCTAACTGGACTGCGGAAAGTAATCAGACAAATGCCTATTTGGGCTATTCGGTTGCCACAGCGGGAGATGTCAATGGTGATGGCTACAGCGATGTAATAGTGGGGGCAAGAAGGTATGACTATTTTACTGTTGATGATGGAAGAGCCTTTGTTTATCATGGTTCACCAAATGGCTTAAGCACTTCAGCAGACTGGAGTGCCGGAGTTAGTCAGGATAACGCACGCTTTGGTTCCTCGGTTTCTACTGCAGGAGATGTCAATGGAGATGGCTACAGCGATGTAATTGTGGCAGCAAATAGTCAGTATGATGGAAAGGCTTATATCTATCATGGTTCAGCAAGCGGGTTAAGTGCCTCTGCAAACTGGTCTGCTGCCGCGGGCTTTCAACCAAATGCAAATTTCGGAGTATCAGTTTCAACAGCGGGAGATGTGAATGGAGACGGATATAGTGATGTGATTGTCGGTGCGGACAATTACTTTGTTAACTGGGGCGGTGAAGGAAAAGTATTTGTCTATCACGGTTCAGCAAGCGGGGCAAGTACAACGGCAAATTGGACAGCCGAAGGTGAACTGGAGTATTCATATTTTGGAGGTTCAGTTTCAAATGCAGGGGATGTCAATGGTGATGGATACAGCGATGTAATTGTCGGAGCAATTTGGTCAGATTATGGAGATGCTGAAGAAGGCGCTGCATTTGTCTATCATGGTTCAGCAGGCGGATTAAGTGCTATTCCAAACTGGAGAGGAGAGAGTAACCAGGCAAATGCGCATTTCGGAATTTCAGTATCCACTGCCGGAGATGTCAATGGAGATGGTTACAGCGATGTGATTGTCGGAGCGTATAATTTTGATGACTTTGAATCAAACGAAGGGATTGCCTTCGTATATCATGGTTCTTCAAACGGATTGCTTTCTAATTCCAGCTGGAATTCTCAAAGTAATCAGGTTAATGCTCATTATGGTGTTTCGGTTTCCACCGCGGGGGATGTGAATGGAGATGGGTTTAGCGATGTAATTATAGGGGCACACTCTTATGATAATGGACAGACAGATGAAGGGAAAGCTTTTGTTTATTACGGTTCAAAAAACGGGTTAAGCACAACAGTAAACTGGACCGCGGAAAGTAATCAGGCATCTGCATATTTTGGCTATTCAGTTTCCAGCGCGGGGGATGTGAATGGAGATGGATATAGCGATGTTATTGTCGGGGCGTATCTTTATGATAATTCAATTACAGATCAGGGAAGCGCCTTCGTTTTCTACGGAAATGAAGGAACTGGTTTACGAAAAACATTGCAACAATACCAGCCATCCAGTTCAACGGTTTTAGGTCCCAATGGCTTAACAGGCGCTGTCGGACAGGTGAGATTAAACAGCTTTGGTAAATCTCCCTTTGGCAGAGCAGATGGTAAACTGGTATGGGAATATAAAAGAACAGGTCAGCCCTTTGGGAATAATGCCTCATCATCGGGTGAGGGTTCATTTACTGACTTAGGAACAACGCTAACCGGGATTGAGATAACTAATGATGTAAGCGGAATAACAGCCGGATACAATTATCGCTGGAGAGCAAGAGTAAAATACAGTCCGGTAAATAATCCTTTTCAGGTTTATAGTCCGTGGAGATACTATGAAGTCTATCAGCCGGAGTCTTTTGGAAGTTTTAAGGCGCAAAATACTCCACTCCCTGTGGAGCTGATCGCGTTCACAGGTTACGTTACTGAGTCAGGTGTTAAGCTCAACTGGCAAACCGCAACCGAAGTGAATAATTACGGCTTCGAAATCCACAGGACTCTTCAGGGATCAGGAGAAGATTGGGAAAATATCGGTTTTGTAATCGGCAACGGAAACAGCAACAGTGAAAAATCGTATTCTTTCACCGACGGTACTATTGTATCCGGAATTAAATATCTCTACCGGCTTAAACAAATTGATACCGATGGTAAGTTTGAATATTCACAACAAGTTGCAGTCTTCACCGGTAAACCGGAAAATTTTTCGCTTGAGCAGAATTATCCGAATCCATTCAATCCGGCAACCACCATTGAATTCAGCCTCCCCGCCGCTTCGGTGGTAAGGATAGAAATATATGATATGCTGGGGAATAAAGTAACAGAATTACTAAACGACAAACGGGAAGCCGGATATTATTCTGTACCGTTCAATGCATCAGCGCTTCCTTCAGGAGTATATGTTTACCGGATTGAAGCAGGTGACTATAGGGCTGTTAAAAAGATGACTCTGATAAAATAA
- a CDS encoding tetratricopeptide repeat protein, translating to MITFFLLLCFLSSALSGQSSYSPDSLLVLIKKSPPQKAGELEELLIEIMYTAPYDSAKSLSEKLLRVVPGINNNSLYIKTLIHSYRFHSYNDKIRMLNKALSLASDKGNAYLMSAAYEFKAIAFRDNSMTDSAMINALKAKDLLEELGPEYKMGGVLQLIADLHYYAGQYDIAEETYSKVLAENNEDKNSWRYITLNNNIGLIRIKQNRFAEAEQLFRHSLAVLNSRKMNYADSSGLPYLYRKMAEVALYQKKFAEAENHFILGEIFSIRFRQTAELPGLYIVKGSLCYEQGEADSALFYFNKAKQLDEQYPDFGNQVTLYHGLADTYGLLNDKAKANEYLHLLLAAKNREDSVRYQAKYMNTFAEYNYKHYIQEIEHYKNQQIFLVIIISGITLSLLITGYFYIKMIRANKKLVEKNIEAVEGPVHHELSAADFSDEDTKNTGEIDEARLEKNIADLERLMTQDKLYLDKDISLGKAADILGTNRTYLSKAINRVYNSNFNSYVNELRVREAIHLITSGELQHLKIDGIAEKCGFSNRVSFTKAFQKFTGVSPSFFIKNAKNIT from the coding sequence TTGATTACATTTTTTCTTCTTCTCTGTTTTTTATCCTCCGCGCTCTCCGGACAGAGCAGCTACAGTCCTGACAGCCTTCTTGTCCTGATAAAGAAATCTCCCCCTCAAAAGGCAGGAGAACTTGAAGAGCTTCTCATTGAGATCATGTACACCGCGCCTTACGACTCTGCTAAATCGCTTAGTGAAAAGCTGCTGCGCGTTGTGCCGGGGATAAACAATAACTCGCTTTATATTAAAACGCTGATTCATTCCTACCGCTTCCATAGTTATAATGATAAGATACGGATGCTCAATAAGGCCCTGAGTCTGGCCTCAGATAAAGGGAATGCTTATCTGATGTCAGCAGCATATGAGTTTAAAGCGATCGCTTTCCGTGATAATTCAATGACGGATTCCGCTATGATCAACGCGCTGAAAGCAAAGGATCTTCTGGAAGAACTTGGGCCGGAATATAAAATGGGGGGTGTGCTGCAACTGATCGCGGACTTGCATTATTACGCCGGGCAGTATGATATTGCGGAGGAAACATACAGTAAGGTGCTTGCAGAAAATAATGAAGACAAAAACTCCTGGCGATATATTACCCTTAATAACAATATCGGGCTTATCCGCATCAAACAAAACCGGTTTGCTGAGGCGGAACAACTATTCAGACATTCGCTTGCTGTTCTAAACTCAAGAAAGATGAATTATGCGGATTCGAGCGGACTGCCTTACCTGTACCGCAAAATGGCGGAGGTTGCATTATATCAAAAAAAATTCGCTGAGGCAGAAAACCATTTTATTCTGGGTGAAATTTTCAGCATCCGGTTCAGACAAACAGCTGAATTGCCGGGGCTGTATATCGTGAAGGGATCGCTTTGTTATGAACAAGGTGAAGCAGATTCCGCTTTGTTTTATTTCAATAAAGCGAAACAGCTTGATGAGCAATACCCTGATTTCGGGAATCAGGTTACTCTGTACCACGGTCTGGCCGATACCTATGGATTGTTAAACGATAAGGCTAAAGCGAATGAATACCTTCACCTGCTTCTTGCCGCAAAAAACCGGGAGGATTCCGTTCGCTATCAGGCGAAGTATATGAATACGTTCGCGGAATATAATTATAAACACTACATACAGGAAATTGAACACTATAAGAATCAGCAAATTTTCCTTGTCATCATTATTTCCGGAATAACTCTTTCGCTGCTGATTACCGGATATTTTTATATAAAAATGATCAGGGCTAACAAAAAGCTTGTGGAAAAGAATATTGAAGCAGTCGAAGGCCCGGTTCACCACGAACTGTCTGCCGCAGACTTTTCCGATGAAGATACAAAGAACACCGGAGAAATTGATGAAGCGCGGCTGGAAAAAAATATTGCCGATCTTGAGCGGCTGATGACACAAGATAAGCTGTATCTTGATAAGGATATCTCACTTGGCAAAGCGGCGGATATTCTCGGCACGAACAGGACATATCTCTCAAAAGCAATCAACCGCGTGTATAATAGTAATTTCAACTCATATGTTAATGAGTTGAGAGTCAGAGAGGCAATTCATCTGATAACTTCAGGTGAACTTCAGCATCTTAAGATTGATGGGATTGCGGAGAAATGCGGCTTCAGCAACAGGGTATCGTTCACCAAAGCATTCCAGAAATTTACGGGGGTTTCGCCGTCATTTTTTATTAAGAACGCAAAAAATATTACCTGA
- a CDS encoding FG-GAP repeat protein, with protein sequence MYVVVTFVTLAAVTFPPIDLDVSGNTQDTFSELLTGSAGTGHEPPSPDAVSRKQIIGQIPGGGFGASVSGAGDINGDGLDDFIIGAPNISSDKGRVYIYLGPVRAASVPYVIDGENAGDLFGSAVAIAGDLNRDGFADIVIGAKGFGSSAGKTYILFGGEDIDVIPDLTVTGQTAGDLLGCSVSSAGDVNLDTFTDLIIGSSGYNSSAGRAYILLGGANMNNTPDIILNGSNAGDNFGCSVSLTGDINGDTYEDVIVGSSGHNSNQGKAEIFFGGAAMNSTADIVMLGESAGDYFGHAVALAGDVNGDYYADVIVGAYGYSSNRGRAYIYLGSSQPDNTADFTFTGETAGDYFGFAVSSAGDMRSGGYSDILIGAHGYSGNTGRIYVFSGAKDISPTPREKITGENSNSYFGYSVAMGGNFDGDGYSSFMAGAHNYLSAKGMVYFYKNMTVSGNSPDYIFTDGKINAEYSETISGEGDLNGDGYPDFAVVSALFTSSDTGKIYIYFGGPLLDNVADKIIKTPQHLSYFGVSMSSSGDLNGDGFADLIVGGNQYSTANNTNRGRVWVYLGGSNMDTIPDLMIDGEAALNHFGVSVGHIGDVNGDGYGDFMASAYNYGGGLGRIYLYYGGAVLDGVYDLKSTGPAANGLSWGRRISGAGDVNGDGFADAMFSSYGYNSQGRVYILYGGAAMDSVIDVTLTGEASSNLGISLASAGDVNGDGYGDIVVGASTYSSSTGRAYIYYGGSSMSTSASVTLTGTSGSRLGSVVSTAGDQNNDGYSDILVTSSPNSLPNTSLVQIYYGGANMDSQADIIRSSYGYDLFASSAAYLGDINGDRMPDYIIGAPDRSNSNLAGKAYLYLSYAPQTLVPKINYIRDVPGDDGGQLTVNWLRIGYDVPGDTVLSEYTIERTLPGGIFGNAWEEIASVTPRFNVRYSYTIKTPVDSNAKTSGVYYYRIVARGADKNDYWISNMVPAYSVDNLSPLPVQYFSSQPGGNGVTLVWKENRESDLYGYYIYRSSNSHFNPDSLSPIAVTRDTTYTDTAPLEGSLYYFIRAQDKNGNFSSVVSNSNNPLPVELDLFSARINGKNVVLNWRTQTEINIYSFTVERKVYGDVKWDEIGEVQGSMNSNSPKRYSFTDYGVLPGKYIYRLAITETDGYKTYSPEALIDFGNPQIYSLSQNYPNPFNPLTTIEFSLPAASAVKIAVYDMLGNRVSELLNEKREAGYYSLPFDASALPSGVYVYRIEAGEFTSVKKMTLIK encoded by the coding sequence TTGTATGTAGTAGTAACTTTTGTAACTCTGGCAGCTGTAACATTTCCCCCTATTGATCTGGATGTATCCGGAAACACTCAAGATACTTTTTCTGAGTTGCTCACTGGTTCCGCTGGCACCGGGCATGAGCCCCCCTCTCCTGACGCAGTATCCAGGAAGCAGATAATCGGCCAGATCCCCGGGGGCGGTTTTGGCGCCTCAGTCAGCGGAGCGGGGGATATCAACGGAGACGGGCTGGATGATTTTATCATCGGCGCTCCCAACATTTCTTCGGATAAGGGGAGAGTTTATATTTATCTTGGTCCGGTGAGAGCGGCATCAGTTCCGTATGTTATTGACGGTGAAAACGCCGGTGACCTTTTCGGCTCGGCTGTAGCTATTGCCGGTGACCTGAACAGAGACGGCTTTGCCGATATCGTGATCGGAGCGAAAGGGTTCGGATCTTCCGCGGGGAAAACATATATCCTCTTTGGCGGAGAAGATATTGATGTGATTCCTGATTTAACCGTTACAGGCCAGACCGCCGGTGACCTTTTGGGATGCTCGGTTTCCTCTGCCGGAGATGTGAATCTGGATACATTTACCGACCTGATTATCGGCTCGAGTGGTTATAACAGCTCAGCTGGCAGAGCATATATTTTGCTCGGTGGTGCAAATATGAATAATACACCAGACATTATACTGAACGGCAGTAATGCCGGAGATAATTTTGGCTGCTCAGTATCGCTGACCGGTGATATTAACGGTGACACATACGAAGATGTAATCGTCGGCTCATCCGGACACAACAGCAATCAGGGGAAGGCGGAAATCTTTTTCGGCGGTGCAGCAATGAATAGCACCGCAGATATTGTTATGCTTGGAGAATCAGCCGGAGATTATTTTGGGCATGCAGTTGCACTGGCGGGTGATGTTAACGGTGATTACTATGCTGATGTTATTGTTGGCGCATACGGATACAGCTCAAACAGAGGCCGTGCATATATATATCTGGGTTCTTCCCAGCCGGACAATACAGCTGATTTCACTTTCACAGGAGAAACAGCGGGGGATTATTTTGGCTTTGCGGTAAGTTCAGCGGGAGATATGAGATCAGGCGGGTACTCTGATATTCTTATCGGGGCTCACGGTTACAGCGGGAACACAGGAAGGATATATGTTTTTTCCGGAGCGAAAGATATAAGCCCTACACCGCGGGAGAAAATAACCGGCGAAAATTCTAATTCGTATTTTGGCTATTCTGTTGCAATGGGGGGGAACTTTGACGGAGACGGCTACTCTAGCTTTATGGCCGGTGCCCATAATTACCTCAGTGCAAAAGGAATGGTTTACTTTTATAAAAACATGACTGTATCCGGCAACTCACCTGATTATATTTTTACGGACGGCAAGATTAACGCTGAATATTCCGAGACAATTTCGGGTGAGGGCGATTTAAACGGAGACGGTTATCCGGATTTTGCGGTGGTCTCAGCATTGTTCACATCTTCCGATACCGGAAAGATTTATATTTATTTCGGAGGGCCACTCTTAGATAATGTTGCTGACAAAATCATAAAAACACCTCAGCATTTAAGCTACTTCGGCGTTTCAATGTCATCCTCAGGCGACCTGAACGGTGATGGCTTCGCAGATTTAATAGTCGGAGGAAATCAGTACAGCACTGCCAACAACACGAACAGAGGCCGCGTATGGGTCTATCTTGGCGGAAGCAATATGGATACAATTCCTGATTTAATGATAGACGGCGAGGCAGCCTTGAATCATTTTGGTGTATCAGTCGGCCACATTGGTGATGTAAACGGTGATGGCTACGGGGACTTTATGGCCAGTGCATACAATTATGGAGGAGGTTTAGGCAGGATTTATCTTTATTACGGGGGCGCAGTTCTCGACGGAGTTTATGATTTAAAATCAACAGGTCCTGCCGCAAACGGATTAAGTTGGGGCAGGAGAATCAGCGGTGCGGGGGATGTAAACGGCGATGGTTTTGCTGATGCAATGTTCAGTTCGTATGGCTATAACAGCCAGGGCAGAGTATATATACTTTACGGCGGTGCAGCAATGGATAGCGTTATCGATGTTACGCTTACTGGTGAAGCATCCTCTAATCTTGGAATCTCACTTGCTTCAGCAGGGGATGTAAACGGCGATGGCTATGGCGATATTGTGGTAGGAGCCTCTACCTATTCTTCCAGCACGGGGAGGGCATATATTTATTATGGGGGATCTTCAATGAGCACCTCGGCGTCAGTCACTCTTACCGGCACAAGTGGTTCCAGGCTTGGTTCGGTGGTTTCAACTGCCGGTGATCAGAATAATGACGGGTATTCAGACATTCTGGTGACTTCCAGTCCAAATTCACTGCCTAATACCAGTCTTGTGCAGATTTATTACGGAGGCGCCAATATGGATTCTCAAGCCGATATCATAAGGTCATCATACGGATATGATTTGTTTGCCAGTTCCGCCGCCTATCTGGGTGATATTAACGGAGACAGGATGCCTGATTACATAATTGGCGCACCGGACAGAAGCAATTCAAATTTAGCGGGTAAAGCATATCTCTATTTGTCATATGCTCCTCAAACTCTTGTGCCCAAAATTAACTATATAAGAGACGTGCCCGGAGATGACGGCGGGCAGCTTACTGTTAACTGGCTGCGTATAGGCTACGATGTCCCGGGCGATACGGTGCTGAGTGAATATACGATTGAACGCACGCTCCCCGGAGGGATATTCGGCAACGCGTGGGAAGAGATTGCCTCGGTTACTCCCCGGTTTAATGTACGATACTCATATACCATTAAAACCCCGGTTGACTCAAACGCAAAAACCTCCGGCGTATATTATTACAGAATCGTTGCGCGGGGCGCGGATAAAAATGACTATTGGATATCAAACATGGTTCCCGCTTACAGTGTTGATAACCTTTCTCCCCTGCCCGTCCAGTATTTCAGCAGCCAGCCGGGCGGAAATGGTGTTACACTTGTCTGGAAAGAGAACCGCGAGAGCGATCTTTACGGATATTATATTTACAGGAGCAGCAACTCGCATTTCAATCCTGATAGTTTATCACCGATTGCAGTAACAAGAGACACAACCTATACGGACACTGCCCCGCTCGAAGGATCATTATATTATTTTATCCGTGCTCAGGATAAAAACGGAAACTTCAGCAGTGTGGTTTCTAATTCTAATAATCCTCTTCCCGTTGAACTCGATCTGTTTAGTGCAAGGATAAACGGAAAAAATGTTGTCTTAAACTGGAGAACGCAGACCGAGATAAACATTTACTCATTTACGGTTGAACGCAAAGTTTACGGAGATGTGAAATGGGATGAGATCGGAGAAGTTCAGGGTTCTATGAACAGTAACTCTCCCAAACGATATTCTTTTACGGATTATGGTGTACTGCCGGGAAAATATATTTACAGATTAGCCATAACAGAAACCGACGGATACAAAACCTATTCACCCGAAGCGCTGATTGACTTCGGAAATCCGCAGATTTACAGTTTATCGCAAAATTACCCGAATCCCTTCAATCCGTTGACCACGATTGAATTCAGTCTCCCTGCCGCATCGGCCGTAAAGATAGCAGTGTATGATATGCTCGGAAACAGAGTATCAGAATTATTAAACGAAAAAAGAGAGGCCGGATATTATTCTTTGCCGTTCGACGCATCAGCGCTTCCTTCAGGAGTATATGTTTACCGGATAGAAGCAGGTGAATTTACGTCAGTCAAAAAGATGACATTAATTAAATGA
- a CDS encoding response regulator transcription factor, whose translation MTKILSVDDNPRVRKMIASLLKNRYDQFIEAEDGDEALELYKSNRPDYVIMDLEMKNVDGLTATKNIINYDPLAHVIILTAHETSAFRDAAISAGASAFLGKDNLIMLTNLVQNHNSI comes from the coding sequence GTGACTAAGATTCTTTCCGTGGATGATAATCCCAGGGTAAGAAAAATGATCGCGTCTCTGCTGAAAAACCGGTATGATCAGTTTATTGAGGCAGAGGACGGTGACGAGGCACTTGAACTCTATAAATCAAACCGTCCCGATTATGTGATTATGGATTTAGAAATGAAGAATGTTGACGGATTAACCGCAACAAAAAATATAATTAATTATGATCCCCTTGCTCATGTGATAATTTTAACCGCGCACGAAACCAGTGCTTTCAGGGATGCTGCCATATCCGCGGGGGCAAGCGCTTTTCTGGGTAAGGATAATCTGATAATGCTGACAAATTTAGTACAAAACCATAACAGTATATAA